In Choloepus didactylus isolate mChoDid1 chromosome 6, mChoDid1.pri, whole genome shotgun sequence, one DNA window encodes the following:
- the BRSK2 gene encoding serine/threonine-protein kinase BRSK2 isoform X11, with amino-acid sequence MTSTGKDGGGGGAQHAQYVGPYRLEKTLGKGQTGLVKLGIHCVTCQKVAIKIVNREKLSESVLMKVEREIAILKLIEHPHVLKLHDVYENKKYLYLVLEHVSGGELFDYLVKKGRLTPKEARRFFRQIISALDFCHSHSICHRDLKPENLLLDEKNNIRIADFGMASLQVGDSLLETSCGSPHYACPEVIRGEKYDGRKADVWSCGVILFALLVGALPFDDDNLRQLLEKVKRGVFHMPHFIPPDCQSLLRGMIEVDAARRLTLEHIQKHTWYIGGKNEPEPEQPAPRKVQIRSLPSLEDLDPDVLDSMHSLGCFRDRNKLLQDLLSEEENQEKMIYFLLLDRKERYPSHEDEDLPPRNEIDPPRKRVDSPMLNRHGKRRPERKSMEVLSVTDGGSPVPARRAIEMAQHSQSKAVFSKSLDIAEAHPPFSKEDRSRSISGASSGLSTSPLSSPRVTPHPSPRGSPLPTPKGTPVHTPKESPAGTPNPTPPSSPSVGGVPWRARLNSIKNSFLGSPRFHRRKLQVPTPEEMSNLTPESSPELAKKSWFGNFISLEKEEQIFMVIKDKPLSSIKADIVHAFLSIPSLSHSVVSQTSFRAEYKSAGGPAVFQKPVKFQVDITYSEGGGAQKDSGVYSVTFALLSGPSRRFKRVVETIQAQLLSSHEQPPAPQLAGLIPKS; translated from the exons GCCTGGTGAAGCTGGGGATCCACTGTGTCACATGCCAGAAGGTCGCCATCAAGATTGTCAACCGGGAGAAGCTCAGCGAGTCGGTGCTGATGAAG GTGGAGCGGGAGATAGCCATCCTGAAGCTCATAGAACACCCTCACGTTTTAAAGCTGCACGAcgtttatgaaaataaaaaatattt ATACCTGGTGCTAGAACACGTGTCCGGCGGGGAGCTCTTCGACTACCTGGTGAAAAAGGGGAGGCTGACCCCCAAGGAGGCCCGCAGGTTCTTCCGGCAGATCATCTCGGCCCTCGACTTCTGCCACAGCCACTCCATATG CCACAGGGATCTGAAGCCGGAAAATCTTCTCCTGGACGAGAAGAATAACATCCGGATCGCCGACTTCGGCATGGCGTCGCTGCAGGTGGGCGACAGCCTGCTGGAAACCAGCTGCGG GTCTCCCCACTACGCCTGCCCGGAGGTGATCCGC GGGGAGAAGTACGATGGCCGGAAGGCTGACGTGTGGAGCTGCGGCGTGATCCTGTTTGCCTTGTTGGTG GGGGCGCTGCCCTTCGACGACGACAACCTGCGGCAGCTGCTGGAGAAGGTCAAGCGCGGCGTGTTCCACATGCCGCACTTCATCCCGCCCGACTGCCAGAGCCTGCTGCGCGGCATGATCGAGGTGGACGCGGCGCGGCGCCTCACG CTAGAGCACATTCAGAAACACACATGGTATAT AGGTGGCAAGAATGAGCCGGAGCCGGAGCAGCCTGCCCCGCGCAAGGTGCAGATCCGCTCGCTGCCGAGCCTGGAGGACCTGGACCCCGACGTGCTGGACAGCATGCACTCGCTGGGCTGCTTCCGTGACCGCAACAAGCTGCTACAGGACCTCCTGTCCGAGGA GGAGAACCAGGAAAAGATGATTTACTTCCTTCTCTTGGACCGGAAAGAAAGATATCCCAGCCACGAGGATGAGGACTTGCCCCCCAGGAACGAAATAG ACCCCCCTCGGAAGCGCGTGGACTCCCCGATGCTGAATCGGCACGGCAAGCGGCGGCCGGAGCGGAAGTCCATGGAGGTGCTCAGCGTGACGGACGGGGGCTCCCCGGTGCCTGCACGGAGAGCCATCGAGATGGCCCAGCACAGCCAGAG TAAAGCAGTGTTCAGTAAAAGCCTGGATATCGCTGAAGCCCATCCCCCATTCAGCAAAGAAGACAG GTCTCGGTCCATCAGCGGCGCCTCCTCGGGCCTGTCCACCAGCCCCCTCAGCAGCCCCCGG GTGACCCCTCACCCCTCTCCGAggggcagccccctccccacccccaaggggACACCTGTCCACACGCCCAAGGAGAGCCCGGCTGGCACACCCAACCCCACACCGCCGTCCAGCCCCAGCGTCGGAGGGGTGCCCTGGAGGGCGCGGCTCAACTCCATCAAGAACAGCTTCCTGGGCTCACCCCGCTTCCACCGCCGGAAACTGCAAG TTCCGACGCCGGAGGAGATGTCCAACCTGACCCCCGAGTCGTCCCCAGA GCTCGCCAAGAAGTCCTGGTTTGGGAACTTCATCAGCCTGGAGAAGGAGGAGCAGATCTTCATGGTGATCAAGGACAAGCCGCTCAGCTCCATCAAGGCTGACATCGTGCACGCCTTCCTCTCG ATCCCCAGCCTCAGCCACAGTGTCGTCTCCCAGACGAGCTTCCGGGCCGAGTACAAGTCGGCGGGGGGGCCGGCGGTGTTCCAGAAGCCGGTCAAGTTCCAGGTGGACATCACCTACTCGGAGGGTGGGGGCGCCCAGAAGGACAGCGGTGTCTACTCGGTCACCTTCGCGCTGCTGTCAG GCCCCAGCCGCCGCTTCAAGAGGGTGGTGGAGACCATCCAGGCCCAGCTGCTGAGCTCGCACGAGCAGCCGCCGGCCCCACAGCTGGCAG GACTTATCCCGAAAAGTTAA
- the BRSK2 gene encoding serine/threonine-protein kinase BRSK2 isoform X3, whose amino-acid sequence MTSTGKDGGGGGAQHAQYVGPYRLEKTLGKGQTGLVKLGIHCVTCQKVAIKIVNREKLSESVLMKVEREIAILKLIEHPHVLKLHDVYENKKYLYLVLEHVSGGELFDYLVKKGRLTPKEARRFFRQIISALDFCHSHSICHRDLKPENLLLDEKNNIRIADFGMASLQVGDSLLETSCGSPHYACPEVIRGEKYDGRKADVWSCGVILFALLVGALPFDDDNLRQLLEKVKRGVFHMPHFIPPDCQSLLRGMIEVDAARRLTLEHIQKHTWYIGGKNEPEPEQPAPRKVQIRSLPSLEDLDPDVLDSMHSLGCFRDRNKLLQDLLSEEENQEKMIYFLLLDRKERYPSHEDEDLPPRNEIDPPRKRVDSPMLNRHGKRRPERKSMEVLSVTDGGSPVPARRAIEMAQHSQSKAVFSKSLDIAEAHPPFSKEDRSRSISGASSGLSTSPLSSPRVTPHPSPRGSPLPTPKGTPVHTPKESPAGTPNPTPPSSPSVGGVPWRARLNSIKNSFLGSPRFHRRKLQVPTPEEMSNLTPESSPELAKKSWFGNFISLEKEEQIFMVIKDKPLSSIKADIVHAFLSIPSLSHSVVSQTSFRAEYKSAGGPAVFQKPVKFQVDITYSEGGGAQKDSGVYSVTFALLSGPSRRFKRVVETIQAQLLSSHEQPPAPQLAGSPLGNFFDVIKQLFSDEKNGQAAQAPSTSAQPRAPGPLGPAGDTEQPPGPDTARTGPPAARREQP is encoded by the exons GCCTGGTGAAGCTGGGGATCCACTGTGTCACATGCCAGAAGGTCGCCATCAAGATTGTCAACCGGGAGAAGCTCAGCGAGTCGGTGCTGATGAAG GTGGAGCGGGAGATAGCCATCCTGAAGCTCATAGAACACCCTCACGTTTTAAAGCTGCACGAcgtttatgaaaataaaaaatattt ATACCTGGTGCTAGAACACGTGTCCGGCGGGGAGCTCTTCGACTACCTGGTGAAAAAGGGGAGGCTGACCCCCAAGGAGGCCCGCAGGTTCTTCCGGCAGATCATCTCGGCCCTCGACTTCTGCCACAGCCACTCCATATG CCACAGGGATCTGAAGCCGGAAAATCTTCTCCTGGACGAGAAGAATAACATCCGGATCGCCGACTTCGGCATGGCGTCGCTGCAGGTGGGCGACAGCCTGCTGGAAACCAGCTGCGG GTCTCCCCACTACGCCTGCCCGGAGGTGATCCGC GGGGAGAAGTACGATGGCCGGAAGGCTGACGTGTGGAGCTGCGGCGTGATCCTGTTTGCCTTGTTGGTG GGGGCGCTGCCCTTCGACGACGACAACCTGCGGCAGCTGCTGGAGAAGGTCAAGCGCGGCGTGTTCCACATGCCGCACTTCATCCCGCCCGACTGCCAGAGCCTGCTGCGCGGCATGATCGAGGTGGACGCGGCGCGGCGCCTCACG CTAGAGCACATTCAGAAACACACATGGTATAT AGGTGGCAAGAATGAGCCGGAGCCGGAGCAGCCTGCCCCGCGCAAGGTGCAGATCCGCTCGCTGCCGAGCCTGGAGGACCTGGACCCCGACGTGCTGGACAGCATGCACTCGCTGGGCTGCTTCCGTGACCGCAACAAGCTGCTACAGGACCTCCTGTCCGAGGA GGAGAACCAGGAAAAGATGATTTACTTCCTTCTCTTGGACCGGAAAGAAAGATATCCCAGCCACGAGGATGAGGACTTGCCCCCCAGGAACGAAATAG ACCCCCCTCGGAAGCGCGTGGACTCCCCGATGCTGAATCGGCACGGCAAGCGGCGGCCGGAGCGGAAGTCCATGGAGGTGCTCAGCGTGACGGACGGGGGCTCCCCGGTGCCTGCACGGAGAGCCATCGAGATGGCCCAGCACAGCCAGAG TAAAGCAGTGTTCAGTAAAAGCCTGGATATCGCTGAAGCCCATCCCCCATTCAGCAAAGAAGACAG GTCTCGGTCCATCAGCGGCGCCTCCTCGGGCCTGTCCACCAGCCCCCTCAGCAGCCCCCGG GTGACCCCTCACCCCTCTCCGAggggcagccccctccccacccccaaggggACACCTGTCCACACGCCCAAGGAGAGCCCGGCTGGCACACCCAACCCCACACCGCCGTCCAGCCCCAGCGTCGGAGGGGTGCCCTGGAGGGCGCGGCTCAACTCCATCAAGAACAGCTTCCTGGGCTCACCCCGCTTCCACCGCCGGAAACTGCAAG TTCCGACGCCGGAGGAGATGTCCAACCTGACCCCCGAGTCGTCCCCAGA GCTCGCCAAGAAGTCCTGGTTTGGGAACTTCATCAGCCTGGAGAAGGAGGAGCAGATCTTCATGGTGATCAAGGACAAGCCGCTCAGCTCCATCAAGGCTGACATCGTGCACGCCTTCCTCTCG ATCCCCAGCCTCAGCCACAGTGTCGTCTCCCAGACGAGCTTCCGGGCCGAGTACAAGTCGGCGGGGGGGCCGGCGGTGTTCCAGAAGCCGGTCAAGTTCCAGGTGGACATCACCTACTCGGAGGGTGGGGGCGCCCAGAAGGACAGCGGTGTCTACTCGGTCACCTTCGCGCTGCTGTCAG GCCCCAGCCGCCGCTTCAAGAGGGTGGTGGAGACCATCCAGGCCCAGCTGCTGAGCTCGCACGAGCAGCCGCCGGCCCCACAGCTGGCAG GCAGCCCACTGGGTAACTTCTTTGACGTAATTAAACAACTTTTTTCAGACGAGAAGAACGGGCAGGCGGCCCAGGCCCCCAGCACGTCCGCCCAGCCGAGGGCACCTGGCCCGCTCGGCCCTGCAGGGGACACCGAGCAGCCACCGGGCCCGGACACGGCCAGGACAGGgccgcccgccgcccgccgcGAGCAGCCTTAG
- the BRSK2 gene encoding serine/threonine-protein kinase BRSK2 isoform X6: protein MTSTGKDGGGGGAQHAQYVGPYRLEKTLGKGQTGLVKLGIHCVTCQKVAIKIVNREKLSESVLMKVEREIAILKLIEHPHVLKLHDVYENKKYLYLVLEHVSGGELFDYLVKKGRLTPKEARRFFRQIISALDFCHSHSICHRDLKPENLLLDEKNNIRIADFGMASLQVGDSLLETSCGSPHYACPEVIRGEKYDGRKADVWSCGVILFALLVGALPFDDDNLRQLLEKVKRGVFHMPHFIPPDCQSLLRGMIEVDAARRLTLEHIQKHTWYIGGKNEPEPEQPAPRKVQIRSLPSLEDLDPDVLDSMHSLGCFRDRNKLLQDLLSEEENQEKMIYFLLLDRKERYPSHEDEDLPPRNEIDPPRKRVDSPMLNRHGKRRPERKSMEVLSVTDGGSPVPARRAIEMAQHSQRSRSISGASSGLSTSPLSSPRVTPHPSPRGSPLPTPKGTPVHTPKESPAGTPNPTPPSSPSVGGVPWRARLNSIKNSFLGSPRFHRRKLQVPTPEEMSNLTPESSPELAKKSWFGNFISLEKEEQIFMVIKDKPLSSIKADIVHAFLSIPSLSHSVVSQTSFRAEYKSAGGPAVFQKPVKFQVDITYSEGGGAQKDSGVYSVTFALLSGPSRRFKRVVETIQAQLLSSHEQPPAPQLADPTNCMEVMTGRLSKCDEKNGQAAQAPSTSAQPRAPGPLGPAGDTEQPPGPDTARTGPPAARREQP, encoded by the exons GCCTGGTGAAGCTGGGGATCCACTGTGTCACATGCCAGAAGGTCGCCATCAAGATTGTCAACCGGGAGAAGCTCAGCGAGTCGGTGCTGATGAAG GTGGAGCGGGAGATAGCCATCCTGAAGCTCATAGAACACCCTCACGTTTTAAAGCTGCACGAcgtttatgaaaataaaaaatattt ATACCTGGTGCTAGAACACGTGTCCGGCGGGGAGCTCTTCGACTACCTGGTGAAAAAGGGGAGGCTGACCCCCAAGGAGGCCCGCAGGTTCTTCCGGCAGATCATCTCGGCCCTCGACTTCTGCCACAGCCACTCCATATG CCACAGGGATCTGAAGCCGGAAAATCTTCTCCTGGACGAGAAGAATAACATCCGGATCGCCGACTTCGGCATGGCGTCGCTGCAGGTGGGCGACAGCCTGCTGGAAACCAGCTGCGG GTCTCCCCACTACGCCTGCCCGGAGGTGATCCGC GGGGAGAAGTACGATGGCCGGAAGGCTGACGTGTGGAGCTGCGGCGTGATCCTGTTTGCCTTGTTGGTG GGGGCGCTGCCCTTCGACGACGACAACCTGCGGCAGCTGCTGGAGAAGGTCAAGCGCGGCGTGTTCCACATGCCGCACTTCATCCCGCCCGACTGCCAGAGCCTGCTGCGCGGCATGATCGAGGTGGACGCGGCGCGGCGCCTCACG CTAGAGCACATTCAGAAACACACATGGTATAT AGGTGGCAAGAATGAGCCGGAGCCGGAGCAGCCTGCCCCGCGCAAGGTGCAGATCCGCTCGCTGCCGAGCCTGGAGGACCTGGACCCCGACGTGCTGGACAGCATGCACTCGCTGGGCTGCTTCCGTGACCGCAACAAGCTGCTACAGGACCTCCTGTCCGAGGA GGAGAACCAGGAAAAGATGATTTACTTCCTTCTCTTGGACCGGAAAGAAAGATATCCCAGCCACGAGGATGAGGACTTGCCCCCCAGGAACGAAATAG ACCCCCCTCGGAAGCGCGTGGACTCCCCGATGCTGAATCGGCACGGCAAGCGGCGGCCGGAGCGGAAGTCCATGGAGGTGCTCAGCGTGACGGACGGGGGCTCCCCGGTGCCTGCACGGAGAGCCATCGAGATGGCCCAGCACAGCCAGAG GTCTCGGTCCATCAGCGGCGCCTCCTCGGGCCTGTCCACCAGCCCCCTCAGCAGCCCCCGG GTGACCCCTCACCCCTCTCCGAggggcagccccctccccacccccaaggggACACCTGTCCACACGCCCAAGGAGAGCCCGGCTGGCACACCCAACCCCACACCGCCGTCCAGCCCCAGCGTCGGAGGGGTGCCCTGGAGGGCGCGGCTCAACTCCATCAAGAACAGCTTCCTGGGCTCACCCCGCTTCCACCGCCGGAAACTGCAAG TTCCGACGCCGGAGGAGATGTCCAACCTGACCCCCGAGTCGTCCCCAGA GCTCGCCAAGAAGTCCTGGTTTGGGAACTTCATCAGCCTGGAGAAGGAGGAGCAGATCTTCATGGTGATCAAGGACAAGCCGCTCAGCTCCATCAAGGCTGACATCGTGCACGCCTTCCTCTCG ATCCCCAGCCTCAGCCACAGTGTCGTCTCCCAGACGAGCTTCCGGGCCGAGTACAAGTCGGCGGGGGGGCCGGCGGTGTTCCAGAAGCCGGTCAAGTTCCAGGTGGACATCACCTACTCGGAGGGTGGGGGCGCCCAGAAGGACAGCGGTGTCTACTCGGTCACCTTCGCGCTGCTGTCAG GCCCCAGCCGCCGCTTCAAGAGGGTGGTGGAGACCATCCAGGCCCAGCTGCTGAGCTCGCACGAGCAGCCGCCGGCCCCACAGCTGGCAG ACCCCACTAACTGCATGGAGGTGATGACGGGGAGGCTTTCCAAGTGTG ACGAGAAGAACGGGCAGGCGGCCCAGGCCCCCAGCACGTCCGCCCAGCCGAGGGCACCTGGCCCGCTCGGCCCTGCAGGGGACACCGAGCAGCCACCGGGCCCGGACACGGCCAGGACAGGgccgcccgccgcccgccgcGAGCAGCCTTAG
- the BRSK2 gene encoding serine/threonine-protein kinase BRSK2 isoform X4 has product MTSTGKDGGGGGAQHAQYVGPYRLEKTLGKGQTGLVKLGIHCVTCQKVAIKIVNREKLSESVLMKVEREIAILKLIEHPHVLKLHDVYENKKYLYLVLEHVSGGELFDYLVKKGRLTPKEARRFFRQIISALDFCHSHSICHRDLKPENLLLDEKNNIRIADFGMASLQVGDSLLETSCGSPHYACPEVIRGEKYDGRKADVWSCGVILFALLVGALPFDDDNLRQLLEKVKRGVFHMPHFIPPDCQSLLRGMIEVDAARRLTLEHIQKHTWYIGGKNEPEPEQPAPRKVQIRSLPSLEDLDPDVLDSMHSLGCFRDRNKLLQDLLSEEENQEKMIYFLLLDRKERYPSHEDEDLPPRNEIDPPRKRVDSPMLNRHGKRRPERKSMEVLSVTDGGSPVPARRAIEMAQHSQRSRSISGASSGLSTSPLSSPRVTPHPSPRGSPLPTPKGTPVHTPKESPAGTPNPTPPSSPSVGGVPWRARLNSIKNSFLGSPRFHRRKLQVPTPEEMSNLTPESSPELAKKSWFGNFISLEKEEQIFMVIKDKPLSSIKADIVHAFLSIPSLSHSVVSQTSFRAEYKSAGGPAVFQKPVKFQVDITYSEGGGAQKDSGVYSVTFALLSGPSRRFKRVVETIQAQLLSSHEQPPAPQLADPTNCMEVMTGRLSKCGSPLGNFFDVIKQLFSDEKNGQAAQAPSTSAQPRAPGPLGPAGDTEQPPGPDTARTGPPAARREQP; this is encoded by the exons GCCTGGTGAAGCTGGGGATCCACTGTGTCACATGCCAGAAGGTCGCCATCAAGATTGTCAACCGGGAGAAGCTCAGCGAGTCGGTGCTGATGAAG GTGGAGCGGGAGATAGCCATCCTGAAGCTCATAGAACACCCTCACGTTTTAAAGCTGCACGAcgtttatgaaaataaaaaatattt ATACCTGGTGCTAGAACACGTGTCCGGCGGGGAGCTCTTCGACTACCTGGTGAAAAAGGGGAGGCTGACCCCCAAGGAGGCCCGCAGGTTCTTCCGGCAGATCATCTCGGCCCTCGACTTCTGCCACAGCCACTCCATATG CCACAGGGATCTGAAGCCGGAAAATCTTCTCCTGGACGAGAAGAATAACATCCGGATCGCCGACTTCGGCATGGCGTCGCTGCAGGTGGGCGACAGCCTGCTGGAAACCAGCTGCGG GTCTCCCCACTACGCCTGCCCGGAGGTGATCCGC GGGGAGAAGTACGATGGCCGGAAGGCTGACGTGTGGAGCTGCGGCGTGATCCTGTTTGCCTTGTTGGTG GGGGCGCTGCCCTTCGACGACGACAACCTGCGGCAGCTGCTGGAGAAGGTCAAGCGCGGCGTGTTCCACATGCCGCACTTCATCCCGCCCGACTGCCAGAGCCTGCTGCGCGGCATGATCGAGGTGGACGCGGCGCGGCGCCTCACG CTAGAGCACATTCAGAAACACACATGGTATAT AGGTGGCAAGAATGAGCCGGAGCCGGAGCAGCCTGCCCCGCGCAAGGTGCAGATCCGCTCGCTGCCGAGCCTGGAGGACCTGGACCCCGACGTGCTGGACAGCATGCACTCGCTGGGCTGCTTCCGTGACCGCAACAAGCTGCTACAGGACCTCCTGTCCGAGGA GGAGAACCAGGAAAAGATGATTTACTTCCTTCTCTTGGACCGGAAAGAAAGATATCCCAGCCACGAGGATGAGGACTTGCCCCCCAGGAACGAAATAG ACCCCCCTCGGAAGCGCGTGGACTCCCCGATGCTGAATCGGCACGGCAAGCGGCGGCCGGAGCGGAAGTCCATGGAGGTGCTCAGCGTGACGGACGGGGGCTCCCCGGTGCCTGCACGGAGAGCCATCGAGATGGCCCAGCACAGCCAGAG GTCTCGGTCCATCAGCGGCGCCTCCTCGGGCCTGTCCACCAGCCCCCTCAGCAGCCCCCGG GTGACCCCTCACCCCTCTCCGAggggcagccccctccccacccccaaggggACACCTGTCCACACGCCCAAGGAGAGCCCGGCTGGCACACCCAACCCCACACCGCCGTCCAGCCCCAGCGTCGGAGGGGTGCCCTGGAGGGCGCGGCTCAACTCCATCAAGAACAGCTTCCTGGGCTCACCCCGCTTCCACCGCCGGAAACTGCAAG TTCCGACGCCGGAGGAGATGTCCAACCTGACCCCCGAGTCGTCCCCAGA GCTCGCCAAGAAGTCCTGGTTTGGGAACTTCATCAGCCTGGAGAAGGAGGAGCAGATCTTCATGGTGATCAAGGACAAGCCGCTCAGCTCCATCAAGGCTGACATCGTGCACGCCTTCCTCTCG ATCCCCAGCCTCAGCCACAGTGTCGTCTCCCAGACGAGCTTCCGGGCCGAGTACAAGTCGGCGGGGGGGCCGGCGGTGTTCCAGAAGCCGGTCAAGTTCCAGGTGGACATCACCTACTCGGAGGGTGGGGGCGCCCAGAAGGACAGCGGTGTCTACTCGGTCACCTTCGCGCTGCTGTCAG GCCCCAGCCGCCGCTTCAAGAGGGTGGTGGAGACCATCCAGGCCCAGCTGCTGAGCTCGCACGAGCAGCCGCCGGCCCCACAGCTGGCAG ACCCCACTAACTGCATGGAGGTGATGACGGGGAGGCTTTCCAAGTGTG GCAGCCCACTGGGTAACTTCTTTGACGTAATTAAACAACTTTTTTCAGACGAGAAGAACGGGCAGGCGGCCCAGGCCCCCAGCACGTCCGCCCAGCCGAGGGCACCTGGCCCGCTCGGCCCTGCAGGGGACACCGAGCAGCCACCGGGCCCGGACACGGCCAGGACAGGgccgcccgccgcccgccgcGAGCAGCCTTAG
- the BRSK2 gene encoding serine/threonine-protein kinase BRSK2 isoform X5 codes for MTSTGKDGGGGGAQHAQYVGPYRLEKTLGKGQTGLVKLGIHCVTCQKVAIKIVNREKLSESVLMKVEREIAILKLIEHPHVLKLHDVYENKKYLYLVLEHVSGGELFDYLVKKGRLTPKEARRFFRQIISALDFCHSHSICHRDLKPENLLLDEKNNIRIADFGMASLQVGDSLLETSCGSPHYACPEVIRGEKYDGRKADVWSCGVILFALLVGALPFDDDNLRQLLEKVKRGVFHMPHFIPPDCQSLLRGMIEVDAARRLTLEHIQKHTWYIGGKNEPEPEQPAPRKVQIRSLPSLEDLDPDVLDSMHSLGCFRDRNKLLQDLLSEEENQEKMIYFLLLDRKERYPSHEDEDLPPRNEIDPPRKRVDSPMLNRHGKRRPERKSMEVLSVTDGGSPVPARRAIEMAQHSQSKAVFSKSLDIAEAHPPFSKEDRSRSISGASSGLSTSPLSSPRVTPHPSPRGSPLPTPKGTPVHTPKESPAGTPNPTPPSSPSVGGVPWRARLNSIKNSFLGSPRFHRRKLQVPTPEEMSNLTPESSPELAKKSWFGNFISLEKEEQIFMVIKDKPLSSIKADIVHAFLSIPSLSHSVVSQTSFRAEYKSAGGPAVFQKPVKFQVDITYSEGGGAQKDSGVYSVTFALLSGPSRRFKRVVETIQAQLLSSHEQPPAPQLADEKNGQAAQAPSTSAQPRAPGPLGPAGDTEQPPGPDTARTGPPAARREQP; via the exons GCCTGGTGAAGCTGGGGATCCACTGTGTCACATGCCAGAAGGTCGCCATCAAGATTGTCAACCGGGAGAAGCTCAGCGAGTCGGTGCTGATGAAG GTGGAGCGGGAGATAGCCATCCTGAAGCTCATAGAACACCCTCACGTTTTAAAGCTGCACGAcgtttatgaaaataaaaaatattt ATACCTGGTGCTAGAACACGTGTCCGGCGGGGAGCTCTTCGACTACCTGGTGAAAAAGGGGAGGCTGACCCCCAAGGAGGCCCGCAGGTTCTTCCGGCAGATCATCTCGGCCCTCGACTTCTGCCACAGCCACTCCATATG CCACAGGGATCTGAAGCCGGAAAATCTTCTCCTGGACGAGAAGAATAACATCCGGATCGCCGACTTCGGCATGGCGTCGCTGCAGGTGGGCGACAGCCTGCTGGAAACCAGCTGCGG GTCTCCCCACTACGCCTGCCCGGAGGTGATCCGC GGGGAGAAGTACGATGGCCGGAAGGCTGACGTGTGGAGCTGCGGCGTGATCCTGTTTGCCTTGTTGGTG GGGGCGCTGCCCTTCGACGACGACAACCTGCGGCAGCTGCTGGAGAAGGTCAAGCGCGGCGTGTTCCACATGCCGCACTTCATCCCGCCCGACTGCCAGAGCCTGCTGCGCGGCATGATCGAGGTGGACGCGGCGCGGCGCCTCACG CTAGAGCACATTCAGAAACACACATGGTATAT AGGTGGCAAGAATGAGCCGGAGCCGGAGCAGCCTGCCCCGCGCAAGGTGCAGATCCGCTCGCTGCCGAGCCTGGAGGACCTGGACCCCGACGTGCTGGACAGCATGCACTCGCTGGGCTGCTTCCGTGACCGCAACAAGCTGCTACAGGACCTCCTGTCCGAGGA GGAGAACCAGGAAAAGATGATTTACTTCCTTCTCTTGGACCGGAAAGAAAGATATCCCAGCCACGAGGATGAGGACTTGCCCCCCAGGAACGAAATAG ACCCCCCTCGGAAGCGCGTGGACTCCCCGATGCTGAATCGGCACGGCAAGCGGCGGCCGGAGCGGAAGTCCATGGAGGTGCTCAGCGTGACGGACGGGGGCTCCCCGGTGCCTGCACGGAGAGCCATCGAGATGGCCCAGCACAGCCAGAG TAAAGCAGTGTTCAGTAAAAGCCTGGATATCGCTGAAGCCCATCCCCCATTCAGCAAAGAAGACAG GTCTCGGTCCATCAGCGGCGCCTCCTCGGGCCTGTCCACCAGCCCCCTCAGCAGCCCCCGG GTGACCCCTCACCCCTCTCCGAggggcagccccctccccacccccaaggggACACCTGTCCACACGCCCAAGGAGAGCCCGGCTGGCACACCCAACCCCACACCGCCGTCCAGCCCCAGCGTCGGAGGGGTGCCCTGGAGGGCGCGGCTCAACTCCATCAAGAACAGCTTCCTGGGCTCACCCCGCTTCCACCGCCGGAAACTGCAAG TTCCGACGCCGGAGGAGATGTCCAACCTGACCCCCGAGTCGTCCCCAGA GCTCGCCAAGAAGTCCTGGTTTGGGAACTTCATCAGCCTGGAGAAGGAGGAGCAGATCTTCATGGTGATCAAGGACAAGCCGCTCAGCTCCATCAAGGCTGACATCGTGCACGCCTTCCTCTCG ATCCCCAGCCTCAGCCACAGTGTCGTCTCCCAGACGAGCTTCCGGGCCGAGTACAAGTCGGCGGGGGGGCCGGCGGTGTTCCAGAAGCCGGTCAAGTTCCAGGTGGACATCACCTACTCGGAGGGTGGGGGCGCCCAGAAGGACAGCGGTGTCTACTCGGTCACCTTCGCGCTGCTGTCAG GCCCCAGCCGCCGCTTCAAGAGGGTGGTGGAGACCATCCAGGCCCAGCTGCTGAGCTCGCACGAGCAGCCGCCGGCCCCACAGCTGGCAG ACGAGAAGAACGGGCAGGCGGCCCAGGCCCCCAGCACGTCCGCCCAGCCGAGGGCACCTGGCCCGCTCGGCCCTGCAGGGGACACCGAGCAGCCACCGGGCCCGGACACGGCCAGGACAGGgccgcccgccgcccgccgcGAGCAGCCTTAG